From a region of the Sander lucioperca isolate FBNREF2018 chromosome 8, SLUC_FBN_1.2, whole genome shotgun sequence genome:
- the itprid2 gene encoding protein ITPRID2 isoform X5 gives MNSTGSGKSSTVSSVSELLDLYEEDPEEILLNLGFGREEPDLASKVPSRFFSNSSTARGIDIKVYLGAQLQRMEVENPNYALTSRFRQIEVLTTVANEFFQLYSQVSGQPLQRISSRDQAGDRGEGEGDESSPLLRRTGSARNVAKFLKKTITKHNLYAAAAESPEAHKPDQHTQPNGHATPDHTHTNGHAHPGPEEDGCSTDSDHQAETVNQKHMRKKDSYSLATVAEETNGDGDDSPEQSKTGPAANGEHQPESDSQSTNQRIEEGSQVVKEDKENLTSTPEKAPPTLAPLQLAQLRMENADSFDMEEIQSNEDEALPPKTSRATDLLRTVSQQSDSSGFAEEPSADSNSYLKVQESSDSCDSETTVTSHPSLDVATPLAMDQPAFELPDGREEEAGPDGAAGDDRSSEQVPQYSVHHLPRNKPMETQQDKTREEEKIESGDRIDPEPEPEQEISQSLSAVEQEPQHTQNQTETATDTESPTDGVGAEDEAQEENAFLDDSPLCPPPAPSSPVLSALIRAKQSQLTRGGQRVDPQSADSPQIPGRGRGRGRRGVPMQRSSSLPSSLLSPSRVVSSVRIQFGRGQASCTQPRFSFKYNQEAEGDGDGEEVEEEEGQTNCLSTLIINPASSSGSINQPLRLPTEARIPPKPIPRHLLRSTCSLQSCSPPPDWSPGSPAHSWSTQSVPDLSSNQRQPCQFQQNISTNQNHYRYPNPNPTAQYVNPSPNPSPSLNSSQYPFTLNPPPQYPAPLHPYASLPNLLHHHNLSHHSSLNSLYQPTTPTMPQHESLSNLHQPSTSTASHHVSLGSLHPRTPAMHHQGYNHLYGHQSPYHATPHGSQFASPYLGHHGYNMNPNLAFPHLAPEHSLHPGFAPPAPGYFPDLASTLGPSHSIHPGLAPYVAPGPGPSQGPSSTEMQLRRVLHDIRETVQSLSQNRADTPDAFREHRAARPSHQSLAEFKQKRQSLNLFRSQMMDLELSIIRQQALVYKHLSPADRMEVEQLQSLRSAVREELQELEQQLEDRLMEVTHHTQHRSLHRDGSLDSLSTASALRAMEPVSDLLREQLYLQSELSYDGNTPSTDCSSRSSSPVRGGSGEQRGGVYRASININPAPPPRPNTHTEEEKEGERDGGEGGEIQEEEGAAGEVRVGNLQQLIREIRESVAQEVRQEIYSELLAAVSPRRSPLPGKKHPQ, from the exons ATGAACTCCACAGGATCAGGGAAGAGCAGCACTGTATCCAG tgtGTCAGAGCTGCTTGACCTGTACGAGGAGGACCCTGAAGAAATCCTCTTAAATCTTGGTTTTGGTCGAGAAGAACCCGACCTAGCCTCAAAGGTTCCCTCCCGTTTCTTCAGCAACTCTTCCACAGCGCGAGGCATCGACATCAAG GTCTACCTGGGAGCTCAGCTGCAGCGCATGGAAGTGGAAAACCCCAACTACGCTCTGACTA GTCGTTTCCGTCAAATCGAGGTCTTGACTACAGTAGCTAACGAGTTTTTCCAGCTTTACAGTCAGGTTTCTGGTCAGCCTCTCCAACGCATCAGCTCCAGGGACCAAG caggagacagaggagaaggagagggagatgaGTCATCTCCTCTGCTGAGGAGGACTGGCTCGGCTCGAAACGTTGCCAAATTCCTCAAGAAAACCATCACCAAACACAACCTGTATGCAGCCGCCGCCGAGTCGCCTGAAGCACACAAGCCTGACCAACACACACAGCCGAACGGACACGCAACccctgatcacacacacaccaatggtCACGCACACCCAGGTCCAGAAGAGGACGGCTGCAGTACCGACTCCGACCACCAGGCGGAGACTGTCAACCAGAAACACATGCGCAAGAAAGACAGCTATTCCCTGGCAACGGTTGCCGAGGAAACCAACGGGGATGGAGACGACAG CCCTGAACAGAGCAAAACCGGACCAGCAGCCAATGGAGAGCATCAACCAGAATCTGACTCTcagtcaaccaatcagagaatAGAAGAAGGATCCCAGGTGGTCAAAGAGGACAAGGAGAACCTGACCTCTACCCCAGAGAAAGCCCCCCCCACCCTGGCCCCGCTCCAGCTGGCCCAGCTTCGCATGGAAAACGCAGACTCTTTCGACATGGAGGAG ATTCAGAGTAACGAAGATGAGGCTCTGCCACCTAAAACTTCCAGAGCTACTG ATCTGTTAAGGACAGTCAGTCAGCAGTCAGACAGCAGTGGTTTTGCTGAGGAGCCCTCGGCTGACTCCAACAGCTACCTCAAG GTGCAGGAGAGCAGTGACAGCTGTGACAGCGAGACGACTGTGACATCACACCCCTCACTAGATGTGGCCACGCCCCTCGCAATGGACCAACCAGCATTCGAGCTGCCAGATGGCCGAGAGGAAGAGGCGGGGCCTGATGGTGCTGCTGGGGATGATAGGAGTTCAGAGCAGGTTCCACAGTACTCAGTCCACCACCTCCCAAGGAACAAACCAATGGAAACGCAGCAGGATAAGACCCGGGAGGAGGAGAAAATTGAGAGTGGGGACCGGATTGATcctgaaccagaaccagaacagGAGATTTCCCAGAGTTTGTCCGCTGTAGAACAAGAACCTCAACACACCCAGAACCAGACCGAgacagctacagacacagaatcACCCACGGACGGAGTGGGTGCTGAGGACGAGGCCCAAGAAGAAAATGCATTCTTGGATGATTCTCCACTttgtcctcctcctgctccatcCTCTCCAGTTCTAAGCGCTCTGATCCGAGCCAAACAGAGCCAGCTGACCCGGGGTGGGCAGCGGGTTGACCCCCAGTCTGCCGATTCGCCCCAAATCCCAGGCagaggacgaggacgaggaAGGCGCGGCGTCCCTATGCAGCGGTCGTCCTCCCTGCCCTCCTCGCTCCTCTCGCCCTCCAGGGTCGTGTCCTCTGTCAGGATCCAGTTTGGGCGAGGCCAGGCGTCCTGCACGCAGCCCAGATTCTCCTTCAAATACAACCAGGAGGCCGAAGGGGACGGGGACGGGGAAGaggtagaggaggaggaaggacaaACCAACTGTCTGTCTACTTTGATTATAAACCCTGCCTCCTCGTCTGGCTCTATCAACCAACCACTAAGGCTTCCCACAGAAGCTCGCATCCCACCTAAACCTATCCCACGCCACCTGCTGCGGTCAACCTGCTCCCTGCAGAGCTGCAGCCCTCCTCCTGATTGGTCACCAGGAAGCCCTGCCCACTCCTGGAGCACCCAGAGCGTTCCTGATCTCTCCTCCAATCAGCGGCAGCCGTGCCAGTTCCAACAGAACATTAGCACCAACCAAAACCATTACCGTTACCCTAATCCTAATCCTACAGCTCAGTATGTTAACCCAAGCCCCAATCCTAGTCCCAGCCTTAACTCCAGCCAATACCCCTTCACTCTGAACCCTCCTCCACAGTATCCTGCCCCTCTCCATCCGTATGCCAGTCTTCCTAACCTTCTTCACCACCACAACTTGTCCCACCATTCTAGTCTAAACAGTCTCTACCAACCTACAACTCCCACAATGCCCCAGCACGAAAGCCTCTCCAACTTGCATCAGCCCTCCACTTCCACGGCATCTCACCACGTCAGTCTGGGCAGCCTGCATCCGAGAACTCCAGCAATGCACCACCAGGGCTACAATCATCTATACGGCCATCAGTCACCCTACCATGCCACTCCTCACGGCTCGCAGTTTGCCTCGCCCTACCTCGGCCACCATGGGTACAACATGAACCCAAACCTGGCGTTTCCACACCTGGCCCCAGAACACAGCCTCCATCCAGGGTTTGCTCCTCCTGCTCCAGGTTACTTCCCAGACCTGGCCTCAACCCTAGGCCCAAGTCACAGCATCCACCCGGGGCTGGCTCCTTATGTTGCTCCAGGTCCGGGACCCAGTCAGGGCCCGTCCAGCACTGAGATGCAGCTGAGGAGAGTTCTGCATGACATCAGAGAAACGGTTCAGAGTCTGAGCCAG AACCGAGCCGACACTCCAGACGCGTTCAGGGAGCACAGAGCAGCTCGGCCCAGCCACCAG TCTTTGGCAGAGTTTAAGCAGAAGAGGCAGAGTCTAAACTTATTCCGCAGTCAGATGATGGACCTGGAGCTGTCAATCATCCGACAGCAGGCTCTGGTCTACAAACACCTGAGCCCTGCCGACAG gatggAGGTGGAGCAGCTTCAGTCTCTGAGGTCAGCAGTGAGAGAGGAACTGCAGGAGCTGGAACAACAGCTGGAAGACAGACTGATGGAGGTGACACATCACACCCAACACAGg AGTCTCCATAGAGACGGCAGTCTTGACAGCCTGTCCACCGCCTCTGCACTAAGAGCCATGGAGCCG GTGTCGGACCTCCTCAGAGAGCAGCTCTACCTCCAATCTGAGCTCAGCTACGACGGTAACACCCCCTCCACCGACTGCTCCTCCAGATCCTCCAGTCCAGTCCGAGGAGGAAGCGGCGAGCAGAGAGGAGGCGTGTACCGGGCATCAATTAACATAAACCCTGCCCCCCCTCCTcgacccaacacacacactgaggaagagaaggagggagagagggacggaggagaaggaggagaaatacaagaggaggagggagcagCAGGAGAAGTCAGAGTGGGGAACCTGCAGCAGCTTATCAGAGAG ATTCGAGAGAGCGTGGCGCAAGAGGTCCGACAGGAGATCTACAGTGAGCTGCTGGCTGCCGTCTCGCCAAGGCGATCGCCCCTGCCCGGCAAGAAACACCCGCAGTAG